One window of the Sander lucioperca isolate FBNREF2018 chromosome 5, SLUC_FBN_1.2, whole genome shotgun sequence genome contains the following:
- the eif3k gene encoding eukaryotic translation initiation factor 3 subunit K isoform X2, whose protein sequence is MSTSFEQMRANVGKLLRGIDRYNPENLPTLERYVETQAKENAYDLEANLAVLKLYQFNPAYFQTPVTSQILLKALTNLPHTDFTLCKCMIDQTHQEERPIRQILYLGNLLETCHFQSFWTSLEENRELIDGITGFEDSVRKFICHVVGITYQTIEHRLLAEMLGDPLDTQVKVWMNKYGWTENEEGQIFIFNQEESVKPKNIVEKIDFESVSSIMATSQ, encoded by the exons ATGTCGACGTCTTTCGAGCAGATGAGGGCGAACGTGGGTAAACTCCTGCGAGGAATCGACAG GTACAACCCAGAAAACCTTCCTACGTTGGAGCGCTACGTGGAGACGCAAGCTAAAGAAAACGCTTACGACCTGGAGGCCAACCTGGCTGTCCTGAAGCT GTACCAGTTCAACCCAGCCTACTTCCAGACTCCGGTGACCTCCCAGATTCTGCTGAAGGCTCTGACCAACCTGCCACACACAGACTTCACTCTCTGCAAGTGTATGATCGACCAAACACAC CAAGAGGAGCGTCCCATCAGACAGATCCTCTACCTGGGGAACCTGCTGGAGACGTGCCACTTCCAGAGCTTCTGg ACGAGTCTTGAGGAGAACAGAGAGCTCATCGACGGCATTACTGGTTTTGAGGATTCTGTACGCAAGT TCATCTGCCATGTAGTGGGCATCACCTACCAGACCATCGAGCACCGGTTACTGGCTGAGATGCTGGGAGACCCGCTGG ACACGCAGGTGAAGGTGTGGATGAACAAGTACGGCTGGACGGAGAACGAGGAAGGACAAATCTTCATCTTCAACCAGGAGGAGAGCGTCAAGCCCAAGAACATCGTGGAGAAGATCGACTTTGAGA GTGTATCCAGCATCATGGCCACATCTCAgtga
- the eif3k gene encoding eukaryotic translation initiation factor 3 subunit K isoform X1 codes for MSTSFEQMRANVGKLLRGIDRYNPENLPTLERYVETQAKENAYDLEANLAVLKLYQFNPAYFQTPVTSQILLKALTNLPHTDFTLCKCMIDQTHQQEERPIRQILYLGNLLETCHFQSFWTSLEENRELIDGITGFEDSVRKFICHVVGITYQTIEHRLLAEMLGDPLDTQVKVWMNKYGWTENEEGQIFIFNQEESVKPKNIVEKIDFESVSSIMATSQ; via the exons ATGTCGACGTCTTTCGAGCAGATGAGGGCGAACGTGGGTAAACTCCTGCGAGGAATCGACAG GTACAACCCAGAAAACCTTCCTACGTTGGAGCGCTACGTGGAGACGCAAGCTAAAGAAAACGCTTACGACCTGGAGGCCAACCTGGCTGTCCTGAAGCT GTACCAGTTCAACCCAGCCTACTTCCAGACTCCGGTGACCTCCCAGATTCTGCTGAAGGCTCTGACCAACCTGCCACACACAGACTTCACTCTCTGCAAGTGTATGATCGACCAAACACAC CAGCAAGAGGAGCGTCCCATCAGACAGATCCTCTACCTGGGGAACCTGCTGGAGACGTGCCACTTCCAGAGCTTCTGg ACGAGTCTTGAGGAGAACAGAGAGCTCATCGACGGCATTACTGGTTTTGAGGATTCTGTACGCAAGT TCATCTGCCATGTAGTGGGCATCACCTACCAGACCATCGAGCACCGGTTACTGGCTGAGATGCTGGGAGACCCGCTGG ACACGCAGGTGAAGGTGTGGATGAACAAGTACGGCTGGACGGAGAACGAGGAAGGACAAATCTTCATCTTCAACCAGGAGGAGAGCGTCAAGCCCAAGAACATCGTGGAGAAGATCGACTTTGAGA GTGTATCCAGCATCATGGCCACATCTCAgtga